A section of the Falco biarmicus isolate bFalBia1 chromosome 3, bFalBia1.pri, whole genome shotgun sequence genome encodes:
- the UBE2J2 gene encoding ubiquitin-conjugating enzyme E2 J2 translates to MSNNSNKRAPTTATQRLKQDYLRIKKDPVPYICAEPLPSNILEWHYVVRGPEMTPYEGGYYHGKLIFPREFPFKPPSIYMITPNGRFKCNTRLCLSITDFHPDTWNPAWSVSTILTGLLSFMVEKGPTLGSIETSEFTKRQLAAQSLAFNLKDKVFCELFPEVVEEIKQKQKAQEELSNRPPSLPLPDVVPDGEAHYGQNGIPLLNGHVPLAPANHPGLQQANRNHGLLGGALANLFVIVGFAAFAYTVKYVLRSIAQE, encoded by the exons atgAGCAACAACAGTAATAAGAGAGCACCAACGACAGCAACACAGAGACTTAAACAAGACTACCTGCGAATTAAGAAAGATCCAGTGCCTTATATCTGTGCAGAGCCCCTCCCATCTAATATCCTTGAATG GCACTATGTTGTACGGGGACCTGAGATGACTCCCTATGAAG GTGGCTATTATCATGGGAAACTAATATTCCCCAGAGAATTTCCTTTTAAACCTCCTAGTATTTATATGATTACACCTAATGGAAGGTTTAAGTGTAATACAAG GTTGTGTCTTTCAATCACTGATTTCCACCCGGATACATGGAATCCAGCTTGGTCAGTCTCGACGATCTTGACGGGCCTTCTTAGTTTTATGGTGGAAAAGGGCCCCACACTGGGCAGCATAGAGACGTCAGAGTTCACA aAAAGACAACTGGCTGCACAAAGCttagcatttaatttaaaagataaagtCTTCTGTGAGCTCTTCCCTGAAGTGGTGGAG gagattaaacaaaaacagaaagcacaagaaGAGCTCAGTAACAGACCTCCATCTCTCCCTTTACCAGATGTTGTCCCTGATGGGGAAGCACACTACGGTCAGAATGGAATACCCCTTCTTAACGGGCATGTACCATTGGCACCTGCCAATCATCCAGGTCTCCAACAGGCCAATCGTAACCATGGACTTTTAGGCGGTGCTTTGGCGAACTTGTTTGTTATAGTTGGTTTTGCAGCCTTTGCCTACACAGTCAAGTATGTACTGAGAAGCATAGCgcaagaatga